In Candidatus Syntrophoarchaeum caldarius, the following are encoded in one genomic region:
- a CDS encoding Cation/H+ exchanger: MAEVTLLLELGLALLLAKLFGEVFERMGQPAVIGEILAGVILGGEVLGGYLGIDLLSEPFKAFADVGVMILLFLSGTEVEFAELKKSGKLSSAVAFGGITIPFIGGYAVMILFGYGYMEALLVGATLTATSVGVTARILMDVGGLNTRAGTSILGAAVIDDVLGIIILAIISGIAVVGAVELNSLLVLAVKIIIFFIITLYLGLKVIGKVAEIENRMISAKAFLALSLSLGFIFGVLAEEMQIAAITGAFVAGLIVGETPYKKLISEDVKVLGYGFFIPLFFVFTGAWIDFSSFTSAGGVIIAALIVAIVGKLIGCGIPALLMKSSKLESTIIAIGMIPRMEMGLIIAAIGVNLGMAGDPAGIVAKETLSLAVVVSIVTGLIPLFFLKGLIERYVQDV, translated from the coding sequence ATGGCAGAGGTTACACTTCTTCTTGAACTCGGGCTTGCTCTACTCCTTGCCAAGCTATTTGGCGAGGTATTTGAGCGCATGGGACAGCCTGCAGTGATCGGTGAGATACTTGCAGGTGTCATTCTCGGGGGAGAGGTGCTTGGTGGATATCTCGGGATAGACCTGCTTTCTGAGCCGTTCAAGGCATTTGCAGATGTTGGTGTGATGATTCTCCTGTTTCTCTCGGGAACAGAAGTTGAGTTTGCGGAGCTTAAAAAAAGTGGAAAACTCTCATCAGCTGTTGCATTCGGTGGCATAACAATACCGTTCATTGGTGGATATGCTGTGATGATCCTCTTCGGATATGGGTACATGGAGGCGCTGCTGGTCGGCGCAACCTTAACAGCAACGAGTGTTGGAGTTACAGCCCGTATTTTGATGGATGTTGGAGGTCTCAACACCCGGGCTGGAACGAGCATACTTGGCGCGGCAGTGATCGATGATGTGCTCGGCATCATCATACTTGCGATCATATCTGGTATTGCAGTGGTCGGTGCAGTTGAACTCAATAGTCTACTCGTTCTTGCGGTTAAGATTATCATATTCTTCATTATCACGTTATACCTCGGTCTCAAGGTCATCGGCAAGGTTGCAGAGATTGAGAACCGCATGATCTCTGCAAAGGCGTTTCTTGCACTATCACTCTCACTCGGCTTTATATTCGGGGTGCTCGCAGAAGAGATGCAGATTGCAGCGATTACCGGGGCCTTTGTCGCAGGACTGATCGTTGGGGAGACGCCGTATAAAAAATTAATCAGTGAAGATGTGAAGGTGCTCGGCTACGGCTTCTTCATACCGCTCTTCTTTGTATTCACAGGCGCCTGGATCGATTTTTCATCATTTACAAGTGCAGGAGGGGTGATAATTGCAGCGCTCATCGTTGCGATAGTCGGGAAGCTCATTGGCTGTGGAATCCCTGCACTGCTTATGAAGTCATCAAAACTCGAATCGACGATAATCGCTATCGGAATGATTCCAAGGATGGAGATGGGACTGATCATCGCTGCAATCGGAGTTAATCTTGGGATGGCGGGCGATCCTGCTGGAATCGTTGCAAAGGAGACGCTATCGCTCGCCGTCGTGGTCTCGATCGTTACAGGACTTATACCACTATTCTTTTTGAAAGGACTCATTGAGCGGTATGTTCAGGATGTTTGA
- a CDS encoding cation-transporting ATPase F, with protein MEEVFEALGSSSNGLTRSEVESRLKKYGYNELKFRGVSPLVRFLRQFHNALIYVLLLAALVTGFLGHWIDTAVIIGVVIANTIIGFLQEGKAESSIEALKNMMVPECTVLRDGKRCTIQARELVPGDVVLLEGGDRVPADLRLFYAKNIAADEAALTGESVQVEKNVEPIPVSDLTPADQRCMVFSGTFITRGYGRGIVVATGEKTELGKIAEIMKETHEITTPLMRKINEFTRAIIVIILMIAAINFIVGVVFGFSFVYSFMASVSLAVAAIPEGLPAILTITLAFGVTAMAHKNALIKKLPAAEALGCTTVICSDKTGTLTRNQMTVVRVYCGRKDYHVSGVGYEPVGEFILEGKKIDPATEEKELIETLKAGYLCNNATLLKDETGYIVNGDPTEGALLVAARKAGLDETLPELDRIPFESEKQYMATLHQGEEENIIYVKGSPERILRMCQNQLIGGRTESLSSETVLAKAHELAGDALRVLGFACKTVSREIRTIRNDDLEGLTFLGLQGMIDPPREEAIEAVARCKQAGIRVVMMTGDHVQTAKAIAREIGIGTDTERVLTGEELSGMSDDELYEIVEEISVYARVAPEHKFRITTQLQKKGHIVAVTGDGVNDAPALKAADIGIAMGITGTEVSKEAADMVLADDNFASIVAAVEEGRYIFENIRKIILYTLPTNGGQALLIMGAIAMLPFIPLFALRLPLEPIHILWINLADAVFLALPLIREPTEKGLLERPPRDPDEKIADRLFFRKVGLVSLVMASAGFMVYYHYGSPALSDSMDELLLSQAQTAAFATVTMVHIFYLFTARSITESVFTFSPLSNRWVPIGVAVTLITLLMIIYIPVLQTIFRTAAFPAAWWIPIILLALSGLFVIEIEKFLMKRFFKHPEHTAQ; from the coding sequence GTGGAAGAGGTTTTTGAAGCTCTGGGATCGAGCAGTAACGGTCTTACCAGAAGTGAGGTGGAATCACGTCTCAAAAAATATGGATATAACGAACTGAAGTTCAGGGGAGTTAGCCCGCTCGTTAGATTTCTGCGGCAGTTCCACAACGCATTAATATATGTTTTACTTCTCGCTGCACTTGTTACCGGGTTTCTGGGTCACTGGATAGATACAGCGGTTATCATCGGGGTTGTCATTGCAAATACGATCATAGGATTTCTCCAGGAGGGAAAGGCGGAATCTTCTATAGAGGCGCTGAAAAATATGATGGTGCCAGAGTGTACCGTGCTGAGAGATGGCAAAAGGTGTACGATACAGGCACGTGAACTGGTTCCAGGCGATGTGGTTCTGCTTGAAGGTGGTGACAGAGTGCCAGCAGATCTGCGTCTATTCTATGCAAAAAACATTGCTGCTGACGAAGCTGCGCTTACAGGTGAATCGGTCCAGGTGGAGAAGAATGTTGAACCCATACCTGTGTCTGATCTGACCCCGGCGGATCAACGCTGCATGGTATTCAGTGGCACGTTCATCACACGAGGCTATGGGCGAGGAATCGTTGTAGCCACAGGAGAAAAGACAGAGCTTGGTAAAATCGCTGAGATCATGAAAGAGACCCACGAGATCACCACACCACTGATGAGAAAGATAAATGAGTTCACCAGAGCCATTATCGTCATTATTCTGATGATTGCTGCCATCAATTTTATTGTGGGAGTGGTATTTGGATTCTCCTTCGTGTATTCTTTCATGGCTTCGGTCTCGCTGGCGGTGGCGGCGATACCAGAGGGGTTGCCTGCTATATTGACGATAACACTGGCATTTGGCGTAACAGCCATGGCGCACAAAAACGCACTTATAAAGAAACTGCCGGCGGCAGAAGCACTGGGGTGTACCACAGTTATATGCTCAGATAAAACAGGCACGCTCACACGGAATCAGATGACCGTTGTGAGGGTGTATTGCGGAAGAAAAGATTACCATGTGAGCGGGGTTGGGTATGAACCCGTAGGTGAGTTTATTCTTGAAGGTAAGAAGATCGATCCCGCCACGGAGGAAAAAGAGCTGATTGAGACGCTGAAAGCAGGTTATCTCTGCAACAACGCAACCCTATTGAAGGATGAGACAGGGTATATCGTCAACGGAGACCCCACTGAAGGTGCTTTACTGGTCGCTGCACGCAAGGCAGGTCTTGACGAAACCCTTCCAGAACTCGACAGGATCCCATTCGAGTCTGAAAAACAGTACATGGCAACCCTCCACCAGGGTGAGGAAGAAAATATCATCTACGTGAAGGGCTCGCCCGAACGGATTTTAAGGATGTGTCAGAACCAGTTGATCGGTGGTAGAACTGAATCTCTCAGCAGTGAAACTGTACTGGCGAAGGCACACGAACTTGCAGGAGATGCATTGAGGGTGCTTGGTTTTGCCTGTAAGACTGTATCCAGGGAGATCAGAACAATCAGGAACGATGATCTGGAAGGACTGACCTTCCTCGGACTTCAGGGGATGATAGATCCACCAAGAGAAGAGGCGATAGAGGCGGTCGCCAGATGCAAGCAAGCAGGTATACGGGTGGTGATGATGACAGGCGACCATGTCCAGACAGCAAAAGCCATCGCAAGAGAGATAGGGATCGGGACGGATACTGAGAGGGTCCTGACAGGAGAAGAGCTATCTGGGATGAGTGATGATGAGCTATATGAAATTGTAGAGGAGATCTCTGTTTATGCAAGGGTTGCACCTGAGCACAAGTTCAGAATAACAACACAGTTGCAGAAAAAGGGGCATATCGTAGCGGTCACCGGCGATGGCGTGAACGATGCTCCTGCCCTGAAGGCAGCCGATATCGGTATAGCCATGGGAATAACAGGAACCGAGGTAAGCAAGGAAGCCGCTGATATGGTTCTGGCTGATGATAACTTCGCGAGCATCGTGGCGGCGGTGGAGGAGGGTAGGTATATCTTTGAGAATATCCGCAAGATCATCCTGTATACACTTCCCACAAACGGGGGGCAGGCTTTATTGATAATGGGGGCCATAGCGATGTTACCGTTCATACCACTTTTTGCACTCCGCCTCCCGCTTGAGCCGATACACATCCTCTGGATAAATCTGGCTGACGCGGTATTCCTTGCTCTGCCTTTGATCAGGGAGCCCACTGAGAAAGGATTACTCGAAAGACCGCCACGCGATCCTGATGAGAAGATAGCAGATCGCCTCTTTTTCAGGAAGGTCGGGCTGGTCTCGCTGGTCATGGCATCTGCAGGGTTCATGGTATATTACCACTATGGATCGCCCGCACTCTCTGATTCGATGGATGAGCTCCTGCTGAGTCAGGCGCAGACAGCAGCGTTTGCGACTGTAACAATGGTACACATCTTTTATCTCTTTACTGCCAGATCGATAACGGAGTCTGTATTTACTTTCAGTCCGCTATCAAACAGGTGGGTGCCAATAGGTGTTGCGGTAACGCTCATCACACTGCTTATGATAATCTATATCCCCGTTCTCCAGACCATATTCAGGACAGCAGCCTTCCCTGCAGCGTGGTGGATACCCATAATTCTGCTCGCACTCTCTGGACTCTTCGTGATTGAGATAGAGAAGTTCCTCATGAAGCGATTTTTCAAACATCCTGAACATACCGCTCAATGA
- a CDS encoding type 11 methyltransferase, which yields MFALDIGCGENIEPALELARDGYIVVAVENNPYVVKDYKKRLDNSESENRTCVSPIIADARFLPFKEESFNLIIAYYAFDWISILGEPADINLASDEAKRVLKEGCKLVVHEYWEQGGLKRKEALGLAGFTVKYEDEDNDEVVLIAVKQKR from the coding sequence ATGTTTGCACTTGATATCGGATGCGGAGAGAATATAGAGCCTGCACTCGAACTTGCTCGGGATGGCTACATCGTGGTGGCGGTCGAGAATAACCCGTATGTTGTGAAAGATTACAAAAAAAGGCTTGATAATTCTGAAAGTGAGAACAGAACATGCGTCAGTCCAATCATTGCAGATGCAAGATTTTTACCCTTCAAAGAAGAGTCTTTCAATCTCATAATCGCTTATTATGCCTTTGACTGGATCTCGATACTTGGTGAGCCAGCAGATATTAATCTGGCATCAGATGAAGCAAAAAGAGTATTGAAAGAGGGGTGTAAGCTGGTTGTACACGAGTACTGGGAACAGGGAGGTCTTAAAAGAAAAGAAGCACTCGGATTGGCAGGTTTCACAGTTAAATATGAGGATGAGGATAATGACGAGGTTGTGCTCATCGCGGTGAAACAGAAGAGGTAG
- a CDS encoding protease, giving the protein MRQRSGGEQYYEPFRYYVRNKNYTLYLIGICVIVFFLQTLIHPFTYYFVLSGSNLYARPWTLVTHIFLHGNMGHLFFNMLFLFFFGPVLERRVGSDKFLFIFLFCGLLGGLGHVLTSPDSAVLGASGALYGVLGTLVILEPDMLIFVYFLPMKITHAVVLLAAFDILMSGSGDMIAHTAHLSGLLGGLLIGRYLKQGSVKKRSF; this is encoded by the coding sequence ATGAGACAGAGATCAGGTGGTGAACAGTACTACGAACCTTTTCGCTACTACGTTCGGAATAAAAACTATACGCTGTACTTAATCGGGATCTGTGTTATTGTTTTCTTTCTGCAGACACTCATCCATCCTTTCACATATTACTTTGTCTTGAGTGGTTCAAACCTCTATGCACGTCCATGGACACTTGTAACCCACATTTTTCTACATGGGAATATGGGACACCTATTCTTCAATATGCTCTTTCTCTTCTTCTTTGGGCCTGTGCTTGAGCGGCGGGTTGGAAGCGATAAGTTCTTATTCATATTTCTATTCTGTGGACTTTTAGGTGGGCTCGGGCACGTGCTGACCTCTCCAGATTCGGCTGTTCTCGGTGCCAGTGGGGCGCTATACGGGGTTCTGGGTACGCTTGTAATCCTTGAGCCTGATATGTTGATATTCGTCTACTTCCTCCCGATGAAGATCACACACGCGGTTGTCCTTCTTGCAGCGTTTGATATACTGATGAGTGGCTCGGGTGATATGATTGCACATACAGCACACCTGAGCGGACTTTTAGGTGGGCTCCTGATCGGGCGATACCTGAAACAGGGTAGCGTTAAAAAACGAAGCTTTTAA
- a CDS encoding adenylylsulfate kinase → MGWVIWITGLPGSGKTTISLKVQESFEADGISVTRLELDEIRRYVTPEPTYSEEEREIVYRSLGYMAKLLYDHGINVIIDATANRRSYRDFARGLIPNFIEVYIETPIDRCIKQEAERDAKYSPKGIYDKSKLPGANVPGINVKYEAPENPEVVINTVEITPEKAGEIIRDWVKKRFDIEITPENREREGEP, encoded by the coding sequence ATGGGATGGGTAATCTGGATTACGGGCCTGCCTGGGTCGGGTAAGACAACAATCTCACTGAAAGTTCAGGAAAGCTTTGAGGCGGATGGGATATCAGTCACACGACTTGAACTTGATGAGATTCGCAGATACGTGACACCAGAGCCAACCTACTCAGAGGAGGAACGGGAGATCGTTTACAGGAGTCTTGGTTACATGGCAAAACTCCTCTATGATCATGGAATAAATGTTATAATAGATGCAACAGCCAACAGGAGGTCATATCGAGATTTTGCAAGAGGCTTGATCCCGAACTTTATTGAAGTTTACATAGAAACCCCGATTGATCGCTGTATAAAACAGGAGGCAGAGCGTGATGCGAAATATTCACCAAAAGGGATCTATGACAAATCGAAGTTACCTGGTGCAAATGTTCCTGGTATTAATGTAAAGTATGAAGCTCCAGAGAATCCTGAGGTTGTGATAAACACAGTCGAGATCACACCAGAGAAGGCAGGAGAGATCATCAGGGATTGGGTAAAGAAAAGATTTGATATTGAAATTACTCCGGAGAATCGGGAAAGAGAAGGAGAGCCGTGA